One part of the Coffea eugenioides isolate CCC68of chromosome 10, Ceug_1.0, whole genome shotgun sequence genome encodes these proteins:
- the LOC113750578 gene encoding uncharacterized protein LOC113750578: protein MEGLAGEVQGPWLLAGDFNVITCIEERMGGAPANVTNMEEFNESIGKCGLAEVPFDGAVFTWTNGRMWQRLDRALMNREWADGYELSHVSHLARGRSDHAPLLICCQNGSPSKRAFKFLNVWRHHSGFKDAVHKCWQQPAEREGMTKFYNKLRVVKGGLRVWNAQVFGNIFSKVKEAEAILKQREDEFDNGRGSVSRAVVEEAKAAHARSLATECEYWRQKAGIKWLQVGDANTAYFHSRYRQRRNDNFVSRIKDPAGPWLEDIHDIRRSAVEFVSSLFESEQHGWHAPGLPFTLPKLSAVDNDMLLAVPGMEELQEVVHGLEVDSAPGPDGFGAGFYQSCWDIIKADLLEAVQAFFQGMRLPRSFTSTSIILLPKIAGAMYWKDFRPISLCNTCSKIISKIVANRLGRVLPALISPWQTGFVSGRGITDNILLTQELVADLDRRLSHPNLMLKLDMEKAYDRVEWPFLLFMLRQFGFAEQVVDIFFRLVSNNWFSVLVNGEAAGFFKSSRGVRQGDPVSPGLFVLISEFLGRGLHHLLSNQPGRNFVSAGTQVPYLAFADDMLVFTRCSEECLAAIKVFLEEYQDASGQRVNVTKSSFLLPSGASSGQEQLVRRILGFHRGVFPFTYLGAPIFKGRQRSVLFDGILAQMRALLGHWSTKLLSFGGKLVLARHVLASLPMYLLQVVNPPKAVVTRLGIICNTFLWDQRGDRRTHWASWDKLCFPLVEGGLGFRSFKDMARSFSAKLWWRFRNGDSMWAEFMHAKYSKGRHPSEASSARASPTWRRLEAIRSLVEPHIRWSLGKGLVDFWKDRWVLHEPLEEVVGRPERPHFLVAEFLTNEGWDEARLAKWVPDFVLRAIQDIPFDLSQKDRLVWMLSPSGFFSVKSAWELLRLRKPHSLVDSLLWPSALPAKMSFLAWRLVRNFLPLDVVLRSRGLPIPSRCGCCYREEEVSLHVFCTGPVASQVWRKISSRFGFKLVNCSSMASVFISWYFSSPSVSKNHIRVMKPIVVCWFLWAARNQERFQGVRWEVDRIIRDVDGFWEQLGRANKLQRSHFTGDGDCELLQRIKSPPRRRVPCAVAWDKPPFGVLKLNSDASVIHGQAKGGGLLRDCHGKLVFAYYKELGEQDVLGAECMALLCGLQLCLQRGLWPSLVEVDSKALVQLVGSGASARWPLCNDLRKVRGLLEGFSASISHVFREANLPADRLAVGGPTSGQVYEQEIQLPAMVRAAMALDSRGVPGLRWCYEER from the coding sequence ATGGAAGGGTTGGCGGGAGAAGTGCAGGGGCCATGGTTACTGGCAGGAGATTTTAATGTCATCACCTGTATTGAGGAGCGGATGGGTGGGGCTCCGGCAAATGTAACAAATATGGAGGAATTCAATGAGTCAATTGGTAAGTGTGGTTTGGCCGAGGTCCCTTTTGATGGCGCTGTGTTTACATGGACGAATGGTAGGATGTGGCAGCGGTTGGATAGGGCCTTAATGAATCGGGAGTGGGCGGATGGATATGAGCTCTCGCATGTCTCCCACTTGGCTAGGGGACGTTCGGATCATGCTCCGCTGCTGATTTGTTGTCAGAATGGGAGTCCCAGCAAACGGGctttcaaatttttaaatgtttGGCGGCATCATTCGGGTTTTAAGGATGCGGTGCACAAGTGTTGGCAGCAGCCGGCAGAGAGGGAGGGTATGACGAAGTTTTATAACAAGTTACGGGTGGTCAAGGGTGGGCTGCGTGTGTGGAACGCGCAGGTGTTTGGAAACATTTTTAGTAAGGTGAAGGAGGCTGAGGCAATTTTGAAGCAACGTGAGGACGAGTTTGACAATGGGAGAGGTTCTGTGTCCAGGGCAGTGGTGGAGGAGGCAAAGGCGGCTCATGCAAGGAGCTTGGCAACGGAATGTGAATATTGGCGGCAGAAGGCGGGAATCAAATGGCTACAGGTGGGGGATGCTAACACGGCTTACTTCCACTCTCGTTACCGTCAACGCCGAAATGATAATTTTGTGTCTCGAATCAAGGATCCGGCAGGCCCATGGTTGGAGGATATTCATGATATCAGGAGGTCTGCAGTGGAGTTTGTGTCCTCTTTGTTTGAGTCGGAACAACATGGGTGGCATGCTCCGGGCCTTCCCTTTACGTTGCCTAAACTGTCGGCAGTGGATAACGATATGCTGTTGGCGGTTCCAGGCATGGAAGAATTGCAGGAGGTGGTGCATGGGTTGGAGGTTGATAGTGCTCCTGGGCCTGATGGGTTTGGAGCGGGTTTTTACCAATCCTGCTGGGACATTATCAAAGCAGATTTGCTGGAGGCGGTGCAGGCGTTTTTTCAGGGTATGAGGTTGCCTAGGAGTTTTACTAGCACTTCTATTATTTTGCTACCCAAGATTGCGGGTGCCATGTACTGGAAGGACTTTCGGCCTATTAGCCTTTGCAACACCTGTTCGAAAATTATCTCTAAGATTGTGGCGAATCGGTTGGGGAGAGTCCTCCCTGCGTTAATTTCTCCATGGCAAACTGGGTTTGTGTCTGGTAGGGGGATAACAGATAATATTCTTCTCACGCAGGAGCTGGTAGCGGATTTAGATCGGAGGTTGAGTCATCCGAACCTCATGTTAAAATTGGATATGGAGAAGGCGTATGACAGGGTCGAGTGGCCATTCCTGTTGTTTATGCTTCGGCAATTCGGCTTCGCGGAGCAGGTGGTAGATATTTTCTTTCGGCTGGTGTCTAATAATTGGTTTTCGGTGTTGGTGAATGGTGAGGCTGCGGGATTTTTTAAGTCTTCACGGGGAGTTCGACAGGGGGACCCGGTCTCCCCTGGCCTCTTTGTGCTGATATCAGAATTTTTAGGCCGGGGGCTGCATCACCTTTTAAGTAATCAGCCGGGCAGGAATTTTGTGTCAGCCGGGACCCAGGTTCCGTACCTAGCGTTTGCGGATGACATGCTGGTCTTTACCAGGTGCTCAGAGGAGTGTCTGGCCGCAATTAAGGTTTTTTTAGAAGAATATCAAGACGCTTCTGGTCAGAGGGTGAATGTCACCAAGAGTTCTTTCTTGTTGCCGTCGGGGGCTTCTTCGGGGCAGGAGCAGCTGGTGAGGAGGATCCTGGGTTTTCACAGGGGGGTTTTCCCGTTCACTTATCTGGGTGCCCCTATATTTAAGGGTAGGCAGAGGAGTGTGCTTTTTGATGGGATTTTGGCGCAGATGCGGGCTTTGCTAGGCCATTGGAGCACTAAGCTGCTTTCTTTTGGGGGTAAGCTGGTTTTAGCGAGACATGTTCTTGCGTCATTGCCTATGTATTTACTACAGGTGGTAAATCCCCCAAAGGCGGTGGTTACTCGGTTGGGGATCATTTGTAACACCTTCCTCTGGGATCAGAGGGGGGACAGGCGGACTCATTGGGCTTCATGGGATAAGTTGTGCTTTCCACTTGTGGAAGGGGGTCTGGGGTTTAGGTCGTTTAAGGACATGGCTCGGTCTTTTTCGGCAAAGCTTTGGTGGCGGTTCCGGAATGGTGATTCCATGTGGGCGGAATTTATGCATGCAAAATACAGTAAGGGGAGGCACCCTTCGGAGGCATCATCAGCTCGGGCTTCACCTACTTGGCGGCGGCTAGAGGCGATTCGGTCGTTGGTGGAACCGCATATTCGGTGGAGTTTAGGTAAGGGCCTGGTGGATTTTTGGAAGGATAGATGGGTCCTTCATGAGCCGTTAGAGGAGGTTGTGGGTCGTCCTGAGAGGCCTCATTTTCTTGTTGCAGAATTTTTGACTAATGAAGGCTGGGATGAGGCGCGTCTTGCCAAGTGGGTTCCGGATTTTGTGTTGCGTGCGATCCAGGACATACCGTTCGATTTGTCGCAGAAGGACAGGTTGGTCTGGATGCTTTCACCGTCGGGTTTTTTTTCGGTTAAGTCGGCTTGGGAGCTGCTTCGCCTTCGGAAGCCGCACTCCTTGGTCGATTCCTTACTGTGGCCGTCGGCTTTGCCAGCAAAGATGTCTTTTTTGGCTTGGAGATTAGTGCGGAATTTCCTGCCGTTGGATGTTGTGTTACGGTCTCGAGGTTTGCCGATTCCATCTAGATGTGGGTGTTGTTACCGGGAGGAGGAGGTGAGCTTGCATGTTTTTTGCACTGGCCCGGTAGCTTCGCAAGTTTGGAGGAAAATCTCTAGCCGGTTTGGGTTTAAGTTGGTGAATTGCTCGAGCATGGCGTCGGTGTTCATATCTTGGTATTTCTCGTCTCCTTCAGTGTCAAAAAACCACATTCGGGTGATGAAGCCAATTGTGGTTTGTTGGTTTCTATGGGCTGCCAGGAATCAGGAGCGATTTCAGGGAGTGCGTTGGGAGGTGGACAGGATAATCCGCGATGTGGATGGGTTTTGGGAGCAGCTTGGAAGGGCAAATAAGCTTCAACGGTCGCATTTCACGGGGGATGGGGATTGTGAATTGCTCCAACGTATTAAATCCCCTCCTAGGAGACGGGTTCCCTGTGCGGTTGCCTGGGATAAACCGCCTTTTGGGGTGCTAAAATTGAACTCGGACGCCAGTGTAATCCATGGTCAGGCCAAGGGTGGGGGTCTACTGCGTGATTGTCACGGGAAATTGGTCTTTGCGTACTACAAGGAACTCGGGGAACAGGATGTTTTAGGGGCAGAATGTATGGCATTATTGTGTGGCCTTCAGTTGTGTTTACAAAGGGGGTTGTGGCCTTCGTTGGTGGAGGTGGACTCCAAGGCTTTGGTGCAGTTGGTGGGTTCTGGGGCGAGTGCAAGGTGGCCTTTGTGTAACGATTTGCGGAAAGTGAGGGGCCTCCTGGAGGGTTTTTCCGCTTCCATCTCACATGTTTTTCGAGAGGCCAATTTACCTGCAGATAGATTAGCTGTGGGGGGGCCAACTAGCGGTCAGGTGTATGAGCAGGAGATCCAGCTTCCGGCAATGGTTAGGGCTGCTATGGCGCTTGATTCACGTGGAGTGCCGGGGTTGCGTTGGTGCTATGAAGAAAGGTAG